A part of Melittangium boletus DSM 14713 genomic DNA contains:
- a CDS encoding nuclear transport factor 2 family protein, which yields MAEKDLQYVLDWIAIQELAAEYGQAIDVGKDTGDWRRWENVFTPQVTADYSRFMEGEPMRFNRAQMPELARAALRSFTRVQHSTANSVRIHFKTSTQAEVMAYAEVSHFFPLGGIQQEWTIVARYTFDVEKGEEGWRIRKVLLDPIHYRGNPMGLEMVNGKQLVRVKEE from the coding sequence ATGGCGGAGAAGGATCTTCAATACGTTCTGGATTGGATCGCCATCCAGGAGTTGGCGGCGGAGTACGGTCAGGCCATCGACGTCGGCAAGGACACGGGCGATTGGAGACGCTGGGAGAATGTCTTCACGCCCCAGGTCACGGCGGACTACTCCCGGTTCATGGAGGGTGAGCCCATGCGGTTCAACCGGGCTCAGATGCCGGAGCTGGCTCGGGCCGCCTTGCGGTCCTTCACCCGCGTGCAGCACTCCACCGCCAACAGCGTGCGGATCCACTTCAAGACGAGCACCCAGGCGGAGGTGATGGCCTACGCCGAGGTGTCCCATTTCTTTCCCCTGGGCGGGATTCAACAGGAGTGGACCATCGTCGCCCGCTACACCTTCGACGTGGAGAAGGGCGAGGAGGGGTGGAGGATCCGCAAGGTGCTCCTGGATCCCATCCACTACCGCGGCAATCCCATGGGCCTGGAGATGGTCAATGGGAAGCAGCTCGTCCGGGTGAAGGAGGAGTGA
- a CDS encoding amidohydrolase, which translates to MTELCIRGCHALVPDAHGTLSIARDQDILIQGSRIAAIRPTGTPLEPQVTVLEGQRMLAIPGLINTHAHVSSVLFRGLAEDVSLERWFNDFIWALEGNLTEEDVYWGAQLGLIEMIESGVTTVADHSFFMDQVARAVEEAGTRAQLGWTSFSSRGPAALAETAAFAQRWKDGAGGRISTRMAPYSPYTCDDGTLRATVEHATRMGVGIHIHAAEEMNQTLASANRRGRTPIQVLKDTGVLGVPTLIAHAGGLMPQDLDLLARHRAHVGIAHAPKTSLKLGMGLAPVRALRKARVPVGLGTAGAASNNTLDLLESLRLLALTQKHDALDPEVMPVAEALDIATRGGAAALGLGAQLGTLAPGYQADIVLVDIQGTHWQPPHNLLAGLVYSARASDVQTVMVEGRVLMKARQLLTIDKVRVLEEVSRRMERLARLEPGSRIQRYAP; encoded by the coding sequence ATGACGGAGCTCTGCATTCGAGGGTGTCACGCGCTCGTTCCGGACGCCCACGGCACGCTGTCGATCGCCCGGGACCAGGACATCCTGATTCAGGGCTCCCGGATCGCGGCGATCCGTCCCACCGGCACGCCCCTGGAGCCCCAGGTCACGGTGCTCGAGGGACAGCGGATGCTCGCCATTCCCGGACTCATCAACACGCATGCCCATGTCTCCTCGGTGCTCTTCCGGGGACTGGCGGAGGATGTGTCGCTCGAACGGTGGTTCAACGACTTCATCTGGGCCCTGGAGGGCAACCTCACGGAGGAGGACGTGTACTGGGGCGCCCAGCTCGGCCTCATCGAGATGATCGAGTCAGGCGTCACCACCGTGGCCGACCACTCCTTCTTCATGGATCAGGTGGCCCGCGCCGTCGAGGAGGCGGGCACTCGCGCCCAGCTCGGGTGGACGTCCTTCTCCAGCCGGGGACCCGCCGCGCTCGCCGAGACCGCCGCCTTCGCCCAACGCTGGAAGGACGGCGCGGGGGGCCGCATCTCCACCCGGATGGCTCCTTACTCGCCCTACACGTGTGACGACGGGACGCTGCGCGCCACCGTCGAGCACGCCACCCGGATGGGCGTGGGCATCCACATCCACGCCGCCGAGGAGATGAACCAGACGCTCGCCAGCGCGAACCGGCGGGGCCGCACGCCCATCCAGGTGCTCAAGGACACGGGCGTGCTCGGGGTGCCCACCCTCATCGCGCACGCCGGCGGCCTGATGCCCCAGGATCTCGATCTGCTCGCCCGGCATCGCGCGCACGTGGGCATCGCCCATGCGCCCAAGACGTCGCTCAAGCTGGGCATGGGACTGGCTCCCGTGCGCGCCCTGCGCAAGGCCCGCGTCCCCGTGGGCCTGGGCACCGCTGGAGCCGCCAGCAACAACACCCTCGACCTGCTCGAGAGCCTGCGCCTGTTGGCCCTGACGCAGAAGCACGACGCGCTCGATCCCGAGGTGATGCCCGTGGCCGAGGCGCTCGACATCGCCACGCGGGGTGGGGCGGCCGCGTTGGGGCTCGGGGCGCAGCTGGGCACGCTCGCGCCCGGCTACCAGGCCGACATCGTCCTCGTGGACATCCAGGGCACCCACTGGCAACCGCCCCACAACCTCCTGGCGGGACTGGTGTACAGCGCTCGCGCCAGTGACGTGCAAACCGTCATGGTCGAGGGCCGCGTCCTGATGAAGGCGCGTCAGTTGCTCACGATCGACAAGGTCCGCGTCCTCGAGGAAGTGTCCCGTCGCATGGAGCGGCTGGCCCGGCTCGAGCCCGGGTCGCGCATTCAACGCTACGCGCCTTGA
- a CDS encoding SRPBCC family protein, translated as MTDTSIDLSLLPLRTAAPDAQVRHFTEILPTALAPDVLWAEFTRALKDSRNAVLWANNVSFVRALNEPIGEGTVLVENVQPTGAPLHYRLMEFSPPRRLRYASLQGHHLAGGATVSVEHADGKTTLRWQGEYYGTEAQLNGLDRFRAAFFSSLAQQLRQLRQLEAST; from the coding sequence ATGACGGATACCTCGATCGATCTCTCCTTGCTTCCGCTGCGGACCGCCGCCCCCGATGCCCAGGTGCGGCACTTCACGGAGATCCTTCCGACGGCGCTCGCTCCCGACGTGCTCTGGGCGGAGTTCACGCGGGCGCTGAAGGATTCTCGCAACGCGGTGTTGTGGGCCAACAACGTGTCCTTCGTCCGGGCCCTGAACGAGCCGATCGGAGAGGGCACGGTGCTCGTCGAGAATGTCCAACCCACGGGCGCCCCGCTGCACTACCGCCTGATGGAGTTCTCGCCCCCGCGCCGGTTGCGGTACGCGTCGCTCCAGGGCCACCACCTGGCGGGCGGCGCCACCGTGTCCGTCGAGCATGCCGACGGCAAGACCACCCTGCGCTGGCAGGGCGAGTACTACGGCACCGAGGCCCAGCTCAACGGGTTGGATCGCTTCCGCGCGGCTTTCTTCTCGAGCCTCGCCCAGCAGCTCCGGCAGCTCCGGCAGCTGGAAGCCTCGACATGA
- a CDS encoding aldo/keto reductase, whose protein sequence is MHALPLHRHGLHASRLILGCMHLGGEWNTSPPTGEHVKRAHEVVDAALSLGINLFDHADIYTMGKSEQVFGQVLKERPGLRERILLQSKCGIRFADESAPGRYDFSQAHIEGSVDGILSRLGVEFLDLLLLHRPDPLMEPEEVAASFRRLKASGKVRHFGVSNMSAGQLKLLRAFCDEPLVVNQLEMSLEKIDWLDTGVHVNQAAGARSGFPEGTLEHCRLEHIQIQAWGPLAQGLYSGRSLEGQPESVRNTAALVGRLAEAKQTTREAIVLAWLMKHPAAIQPVIGSTDPRRIAACADAERIQLTREEWFSLYVSSRGARLP, encoded by the coding sequence TTGCACGCGCTGCCGCTCCATCGTCATGGTCTCCACGCCAGTCGGCTGATCCTGGGTTGCATGCACCTGGGGGGTGAATGGAACACGTCACCCCCCACGGGGGAGCATGTCAAACGAGCCCATGAGGTCGTGGACGCGGCGCTCTCCCTCGGTATCAACCTGTTCGACCACGCCGACATCTACACGATGGGCAAGTCCGAGCAGGTGTTCGGCCAGGTGTTGAAGGAACGGCCCGGCCTGCGGGAGCGCATCCTGCTCCAGTCCAAGTGCGGCATCCGTTTCGCGGACGAGAGCGCTCCCGGGCGGTATGACTTCTCCCAGGCGCATATCGAGGGCAGTGTGGATGGGATCCTCTCTCGGCTGGGCGTGGAGTTCCTGGACCTCCTGCTGCTGCATCGCCCGGATCCCCTGATGGAGCCCGAGGAGGTCGCCGCGTCCTTCCGACGGCTGAAGGCCTCCGGCAAGGTCCGGCATTTCGGCGTCTCCAACATGAGCGCGGGACAGCTCAAGCTGCTGCGGGCCTTTTGTGATGAGCCGTTGGTGGTCAACCAGCTCGAGATGAGTCTGGAGAAGATCGACTGGTTGGATACCGGCGTGCACGTGAACCAGGCGGCCGGAGCCCGCTCGGGTTTCCCGGAGGGAACGCTCGAGCATTGCCGCCTGGAGCACATCCAGATCCAGGCCTGGGGGCCGCTCGCCCAGGGCCTCTACAGCGGCCGCTCCCTGGAGGGGCAGCCCGAGTCGGTCCGGAATACCGCGGCGCTGGTGGGCCGGCTCGCCGAGGCGAAGCAGACGACCCGGGAGGCCATCGTCCTCGCCTGGCTGATGAAGCACCCGGCCGCCATTCAACCCGTGATTGGTTCCACGGATCCACGCCGGATCGCCGCCTGCGCGGATGCCGAGCGCATCCAGTTGACGCGCGAGGAATGGTTTTCCTTGTACGTCAGCTCGCGAGGGGCGCGGCTGCCCTGA
- a CDS encoding SRPBCC family protein, translating into MPGNRPILLEGRVHTAGLLRTVEANLYDAFAASPASRQGLFMLKKILLGVAIALVALCGVIATRPATFSLQRTTTIKASPDIAFALVNDFHHWNEWSPWDKLDPNQKTTFEGPASGTGARYGWSGNDDVGAGRMSIEESKANEFVRIKLEFLRPFESTNITTFTFSPAAEGVSVTWKMEGHNNFMSKAFSLVMDMDAMVGKDFDNGLAAMRQVAEAEAQKRAQEARDAAAAQPAPPSGEALAVPTP; encoded by the coding sequence ATGCCAGGGAATCGCCCCATCCTCCTGGAGGGCCGCGTCCACACCGCCGGACTCTTGCGAACGGTGGAGGCCAACCTCTATGACGCATTCGCCGCTTCACCTGCCTCGCGGCAAGGACTGTTCATGCTCAAGAAGATCCTCCTGGGTGTCGCCATCGCCCTCGTGGCGCTGTGCGGTGTCATCGCCACGCGTCCGGCCACTTTCTCCCTGCAGCGCACCACGACGATCAAAGCCTCCCCGGACATCGCCTTCGCGCTGGTGAACGACTTCCATCACTGGAACGAGTGGTCTCCCTGGGACAAGCTCGACCCGAACCAGAAGACCACCTTCGAGGGTCCAGCCTCCGGAACGGGCGCGCGCTATGGCTGGTCCGGCAACGATGACGTGGGCGCGGGCCGGATGAGCATCGAGGAGAGCAAGGCCAACGAGTTCGTCCGCATCAAGCTGGAGTTCCTCCGCCCGTTCGAGTCCACCAACATCACCACCTTCACGTTCAGCCCCGCCGCCGAGGGGGTCTCGGTGACCTGGAAGATGGAGGGCCACAACAACTTCATGAGCAAGGCCTTCTCGCTGGTCATGGACATGGACGCGATGGTCGGCAAGGACTTCGACAATGGCCTCGCGGCCATGCGCCAGGTGGCGGAGGCGGAAGCCCAGAAGCGCGCCCAGGAGGCCCGGGACGCCGCCGCGGCACAGCCCGCCCCTCCGAGCGGCGAGGCCCTCGCGGTCCCCACGCCGTGA
- a CDS encoding protein kinase domain-containing protein produces the protein MRLPHPGDRLGGRTHARFEIQERLGGGAMGSVFRAWDSELHRVVALKFLHPRVVMAEERLRSLLREEARAIARLDHENIVRVFDVSEWEGRPWEPWVPFVVMEHLEGETLAALLLRARPGPRRTLEIMDAVSAGLAHAHEHHIVHRDLKPSNVFITRRGQVKLIDFGLAHVTVSTAPSAPHLPTAGTPPYMAPEQWRGETQDERTDVWAAGVMLFEMLTGELPVSGSNLAESRARVLSAEPMPSVRERRPELPRELEPLLARALEKEPARRFRSATEFRTALLRTEESLGPWRGESRTGGPQRRQVTLVCCRLERMSDSPEAFDPEDSIELEASFQRICTGLLREEGASMASCVGEQVLACFGDARAREDDSEHAVRAGLRLVEALQHALPRLSPVTLAIKVGIHTDLAVLGELSVEGRESTPAIQGEAPQLAVWLARNAEPGTVVLSDTTWTLTHDAFETESRSPLAYAGLFGARDVPLHRVLRERRTQLRFDRSSERELTPLVGRTLELKRLQEVWETARSGRGSCLLLRGEAGMGKSRLLRELRQCLSSEPHTPLLGQCWAQFSTSAFHPITDMLQYLFALPPDGEPALRLQALEARLVALGLVPEHRQLIAAFLSLPVPEQSPHSRWPPQLLKERTFEALAALVQRLCEERPVLAILEDLHWADPSTLELLGFLLARADAQRLCVLLSARPPWMPAWSERPGFQVLALERLPAELTEALIQAKVGGRGLTPERIAHLAAQTDGVPLFIEEIARTVLARSPPGVSSATGADAIPLTLHELLLARLDGLPRRRKALAQLCAVVGRGLEPALLSVLTGHSEATLLQEFSELLASGLLQLREGGGPPRYEFRHALLQEAAVQSLPRGVRRQHHQRIAEALAMHFPEVAKAQPEQLAHHYTEARDLAAAVHWWALAGERASRRSANTEAIAHFTRALTFLRQLPESPERTQEELRLRIGLGLPMLQVHGYGAPEVERIYAPTPGLCREVGDALSRIELSYWSLFHYLYARARFDVLQALGELLVDVGRRQHSRELLVLGHRAIVLAGFTVGDSSLALEHVAPALANSDFDLEQHRTLAVRHWINPRVATFSFASILEALRCRPDRSAWYRREALALAERIAHPNTSAFALVYAAVSSQMLHDPRGVLDYASASLVLSQRHGLQLWLGWCAMLRSWAEAKLFGHVQQGLAAMTRGLALLEGSGVLTTPPFFLGLIAELHRALGQSEAGLAATREGLQWSERSGEHSADAELLREQAELSRQLGREEEASASFARALAVARHQRVPLFELRALVGLARQLQDAGRPEEARRRLDALCGRFGPELDCTDLAEARELLASLSLEVQVHGDA, from the coding sequence TTGCGCCTGCCCCATCCGGGGGATCGACTCGGGGGCCGGACACACGCCCGCTTCGAAATCCAGGAGAGGCTGGGCGGTGGCGCCATGGGCAGCGTCTTCCGGGCTTGGGATTCGGAGCTGCACCGCGTGGTGGCGCTCAAGTTCCTGCATCCCCGCGTGGTGATGGCCGAGGAGCGGTTGCGCTCGCTGTTGCGCGAGGAGGCGAGGGCCATTGCCCGGTTGGACCACGAGAACATCGTCCGCGTCTTCGATGTGTCCGAATGGGAGGGGCGGCCCTGGGAGCCCTGGGTGCCCTTCGTCGTCATGGAGCATCTGGAAGGCGAGACGCTGGCCGCGCTCCTGCTCCGCGCGAGGCCAGGGCCACGCCGGACCCTGGAGATCATGGACGCCGTGTCCGCGGGTCTGGCGCACGCGCACGAGCACCACATCGTTCATCGGGACCTCAAGCCCAGCAATGTCTTCATCACCCGCCGGGGTCAGGTGAAGCTGATCGACTTCGGCCTGGCGCACGTCACCGTGAGCACCGCTCCGTCCGCTCCGCATCTGCCGACGGCGGGAACACCTCCTTATATGGCTCCGGAACAGTGGCGGGGTGAGACCCAGGATGAGCGCACGGACGTCTGGGCCGCTGGTGTCATGCTGTTCGAGATGCTCACGGGCGAGCTGCCGGTGTCGGGCTCGAACCTCGCGGAATCGCGCGCCAGGGTTCTGTCCGCCGAGCCCATGCCCTCGGTGCGCGAACGGCGTCCGGAGTTGCCCCGGGAGCTGGAGCCGTTGCTGGCCAGGGCCTTGGAGAAGGAACCCGCGCGGCGCTTCCGTTCCGCCACCGAGTTTCGGACGGCCTTGCTGCGGACCGAGGAGTCCCTGGGGCCCTGGCGCGGAGAGTCGCGGACGGGGGGACCCCAGCGCCGGCAGGTGACGCTGGTGTGCTGCCGGTTGGAGCGGATGTCCGATTCGCCGGAGGCCTTCGATCCAGAGGACAGCATCGAGCTGGAGGCCTCCTTCCAGCGGATCTGCACCGGACTCCTGCGAGAAGAGGGGGCCAGCATGGCCTCCTGCGTCGGGGAGCAGGTCCTCGCCTGCTTCGGCGATGCGCGGGCACGGGAGGACGACTCGGAGCATGCCGTGCGCGCGGGGTTGCGTCTCGTGGAGGCGCTCCAGCACGCGTTGCCGCGCCTGTCCCCCGTCACGCTGGCCATCAAGGTGGGTATCCATACGGACCTGGCCGTCCTGGGAGAACTCTCGGTGGAGGGACGTGAGTCGACGCCCGCCATCCAGGGAGAGGCGCCGCAGCTCGCCGTCTGGCTGGCGCGCAACGCCGAGCCCGGGACCGTGGTGCTCAGCGACACCACGTGGACCCTGACCCACGATGCGTTCGAGACCGAGTCCCGGAGCCCCCTCGCCTACGCGGGGCTGTTCGGCGCGAGAGACGTTCCTCTCCACCGGGTGTTGAGGGAGCGCAGGACTCAGCTCCGGTTCGATCGCTCCTCCGAGCGCGAGCTCACGCCCCTGGTGGGGCGCACCCTCGAGTTGAAGCGGCTCCAGGAGGTCTGGGAGACCGCCCGGAGTGGGCGTGGCTCCTGCTTGTTGCTCCGGGGAGAGGCGGGAATGGGCAAGTCACGCCTCCTCCGGGAGCTGCGCCAGTGCCTGAGCTCCGAGCCGCACACGCCGTTGTTGGGACAGTGTTGGGCGCAGTTCAGTACGAGCGCGTTCCACCCCATCACGGACATGCTCCAGTACCTCTTCGCGCTACCGCCGGACGGCGAGCCCGCGCTCCGGCTCCAGGCACTGGAGGCGCGGCTCGTGGCGCTGGGTCTCGTTCCGGAGCACAGGCAACTCATCGCGGCGTTTCTCTCGTTGCCCGTGCCCGAGCAGTCTCCGCATTCGCGCTGGCCACCCCAGCTCCTGAAGGAGCGGACCTTCGAGGCGCTGGCGGCGCTCGTCCAGCGCCTGTGCGAGGAGCGCCCGGTGCTCGCCATCCTCGAGGATCTGCACTGGGCGGACCCCTCCACGCTGGAGTTGCTGGGCTTCCTCCTCGCCCGCGCCGACGCTCAACGGCTCTGTGTCCTCCTGAGCGCCCGTCCGCCCTGGATGCCCGCGTGGTCCGAGCGGCCTGGATTCCAGGTGCTGGCGTTGGAGCGACTGCCCGCGGAGCTGACCGAGGCGTTGATCCAAGCGAAGGTCGGGGGCAGGGGGCTCACCCCGGAGCGGATCGCGCACCTGGCGGCCCAGACCGATGGCGTTCCCCTCTTCATCGAGGAGATCGCGCGGACGGTACTGGCTCGCTCGCCCCCTGGAGTGTCATCCGCCACGGGCGCAGACGCCATTCCCCTCACGCTTCACGAGTTGCTGCTAGCCCGGCTCGACGGACTGCCACGGCGGCGGAAGGCCCTGGCCCAGCTGTGCGCCGTGGTGGGCCGCGGCCTGGAGCCCGCGCTGCTTTCCGTCCTCACCGGTCACTCCGAGGCCACGCTCCTCCAGGAATTCTCGGAGCTGCTCGCCTCGGGATTGCTTCAACTCCGGGAAGGAGGGGGGCCGCCCCGGTACGAGTTCCGCCACGCCCTCCTCCAGGAAGCGGCTGTCCAGTCCCTCCCCCGAGGGGTTCGGCGGCAGCACCACCAGCGCATCGCCGAGGCCCTGGCCATGCACTTCCCCGAGGTGGCGAAGGCCCAGCCCGAGCAGCTCGCCCACCATTACACCGAGGCGAGGGACCTGGCCGCCGCGGTCCATTGGTGGGCGCTCGCCGGTGAGCGGGCCAGCCGCCGCTCCGCCAACACCGAGGCGATCGCCCACTTCACCCGCGCGCTGACGTTCTTGCGCCAGCTCCCCGAGTCCCCCGAGCGCACCCAGGAGGAACTGCGCCTGCGGATCGGCCTGGGGCTGCCCATGCTCCAGGTCCATGGGTATGGCGCTCCCGAGGTGGAGCGGATCTACGCGCCAACCCCGGGGTTGTGCCGGGAAGTGGGGGACGCGCTGTCCCGGATCGAGCTGTCCTACTGGAGCCTCTTCCACTACCTCTATGCGCGCGCGCGATTCGATGTGCTCCAGGCGCTGGGGGAACTGCTCGTGGACGTGGGGCGGCGCCAGCACAGCCGCGAGCTGCTGGTCCTGGGACACCGGGCCATCGTCCTGGCGGGCTTCACCGTGGGAGACTCCTCCCTGGCGCTGGAGCACGTCGCGCCCGCGCTGGCGAACTCGGACTTCGACCTCGAGCAGCACCGGACGCTGGCCGTGCGGCATTGGATCAACCCCCGCGTGGCGACGTTCTCCTTCGCCTCCATCCTCGAGGCGCTGCGCTGCCGCCCGGATCGGAGCGCGTGGTACCGCCGCGAGGCCCTGGCGCTGGCGGAGCGGATCGCCCATCCGAATACCTCCGCCTTCGCGCTGGTGTACGCCGCGGTGTCCAGTCAGATGCTCCATGACCCACGGGGAGTGCTCGACTACGCCAGCGCGAGCCTGGTGCTCTCCCAGCGGCATGGGCTCCAGCTCTGGCTCGGGTGGTGCGCCATGCTGAGATCCTGGGCCGAGGCCAAGCTGTTTGGCCACGTCCAGCAAGGGCTCGCGGCGATGACCCGGGGGCTCGCCCTGCTCGAGGGCTCGGGGGTATTGACCACGCCTCCCTTCTTCCTCGGCCTCATCGCGGAACTGCACCGTGCGCTCGGGCAGTCCGAGGCGGGACTGGCCGCCACACGCGAGGGGCTTCAGTGGTCGGAGCGCAGCGGCGAGCACTCCGCGGATGCCGAGCTCTTGCGTGAGCAGGCGGAGCTTTCACGGCAACTTGGACGAGAGGAGGAGGCCTCCGCGAGCTTCGCCCGTGCGCTCGCCGTTGCCCGTCACCAGCGCGTTCCCCTGTTCGAACTGCGCGCCCTGGTGGGACTGGCCCGGCAGCTCCAGGACGCGGGGCGCCCAGAGGAGGCCCGGCGGCGATTGGACGCCCTCTGCGGGCGCTTCGGCCCGGAACTCGACTGCACGGACCTGGCGGAAGCGCGGGAACTGCTCGCGAGCCTTTCCCTGGAGGTTCAAGTTCACGGCGATGCGTGA
- a CDS encoding 2OG-Fe dioxygenase family protein yields the protein MSLPPPITPPSLVLHALREHGYAVLGQEGLCELASTPAAELDALHPTWDDLPPDAYLRDGGRYRSRRHSCFIVEGEQVTLVPHRAHWQPVEYNALHGGMERWFEPMTPAVIAQPVWQRLLRALAACCSALKGQRPWYVEAHQFRIDTTDGIGRPTPEGAHRDGVDFVAVLLVGRAGIKGGETRVFEAEGPRGIRFTLNEPWSALLLDDERVIHESTPIQPLAERGHRDTLVLTFRAGSFQGPVEPSGG from the coding sequence ATGAGCCTCCCCCCGCCCATCACACCGCCGTCCCTGGTCCTCCACGCCCTGCGCGAGCATGGCTACGCCGTGCTCGGACAGGAAGGCCTTTGCGAGCTGGCGTCCACTCCGGCCGCCGAACTCGACGCCCTGCATCCAACCTGGGATGACCTCCCGCCCGATGCCTACTTGCGCGACGGCGGCCGCTATCGTTCGCGCCGTCACTCCTGCTTCATCGTCGAGGGGGAGCAGGTCACCCTCGTCCCGCACCGCGCGCACTGGCAGCCCGTCGAATACAACGCGCTGCATGGAGGCATGGAGCGGTGGTTCGAACCGATGACCCCGGCGGTCATCGCGCAACCGGTCTGGCAACGGCTCCTGCGCGCGCTCGCCGCATGCTGCTCCGCGCTGAAGGGACAGCGGCCCTGGTACGTCGAGGCCCACCAGTTCCGCATCGATACGACGGACGGCATCGGGCGGCCGACTCCCGAGGGGGCCCATCGCGACGGCGTGGACTTCGTCGCCGTACTGCTCGTCGGGCGAGCGGGCATCAAGGGCGGAGAGACGCGCGTCTTCGAGGCGGAAGGCCCGAGGGGAATCCGCTTCACCCTGAACGAGCCCTGGTCGGCGCTGCTGCTCGACGACGAACGGGTGATTCACGAGAGCACCCCCATCCAGCCGCTGGCCGAACGGGGGCACCGGGACACCCTGGTACTGACCTTTCGCGCGGGGAGTTTCCAGGGCCCCGTGGAACCCTCGGGCGGCTAA
- a CDS encoding RNA polymerase sigma factor, giving the protein MTVSDTHRAINAVWRIESARLIAGLVRFVRDVGLAEELAQDALVAALERWPESGVPDNPGAWLMATAKHRAIDRLRRNKLLESKHEELGHELEARREHTAVDLDAAIDDGVGDDLLRLVFISCHPVLSPDARVALTLRLLGGLTTEEIARAFLVPEPTVAQRIVRAKRTLSEAHVPFEVPHGAELEARLSSVLEVIYLIFNEGYSATTGDDWMRPGLCEDALRLGRIVAELVPREAEVHGLVALMEIQASRSRARTLPSGEPVLLLEQNRALWDRILIRRGLQALERAEALEGSRGPYALQAAIAACHARANTPEATDWARIAALYEELAQLTPSPVVELNRSVALSMAFGPAAGLELVDQLTSEPSLRHYHLLPSVRGDLLAKLGRFDEARAEFERAASLTRNARERDLLLDRAAACAHASFRPPD; this is encoded by the coding sequence GTGACGGTTTCCGATACGCATCGCGCCATCAACGCGGTTTGGAGAATCGAGTCGGCCCGACTCATCGCCGGTCTCGTCCGGTTCGTGCGCGACGTCGGTCTCGCCGAGGAGCTCGCGCAGGACGCGCTCGTCGCCGCGCTCGAGCGATGGCCGGAGTCAGGTGTCCCCGACAATCCGGGTGCCTGGCTCATGGCCACCGCGAAGCACCGCGCCATTGACCGGCTGCGCCGGAACAAGCTGCTCGAGAGCAAGCACGAGGAGCTGGGTCACGAGCTGGAGGCCCGGCGCGAGCACACCGCGGTGGATCTCGACGCCGCGATCGACGATGGCGTCGGCGACGACCTGCTGCGCCTCGTGTTCATCTCCTGCCATCCCGTGCTCTCTCCCGATGCGCGCGTCGCGCTCACGCTCCGGTTGCTCGGGGGACTGACGACCGAGGAGATCGCTCGTGCGTTTCTCGTCCCGGAGCCGACGGTCGCCCAGCGAATCGTCCGCGCCAAGCGGACGCTCTCCGAGGCGCACGTTCCCTTCGAGGTTCCCCATGGCGCCGAGCTCGAGGCCCGTTTGTCCTCGGTGCTCGAGGTCATCTACCTCATCTTCAATGAGGGCTACTCGGCGACCACCGGTGACGATTGGATGCGCCCCGGCCTCTGCGAGGACGCGCTCCGCCTTGGCCGTATCGTGGCCGAGCTCGTCCCACGGGAGGCGGAGGTCCACGGTCTCGTCGCGCTCATGGAGATCCAGGCCTCGCGCTCGCGGGCACGGACCCTCCCGTCGGGGGAGCCCGTGCTGTTGCTCGAGCAGAACCGCGCGCTCTGGGATCGAATCCTCATCCGACGAGGTCTCCAGGCGCTCGAGCGTGCGGAGGCGCTGGAGGGCTCGCGGGGCCCTTATGCATTGCAGGCCGCGATCGCCGCCTGTCACGCACGAGCCAATACCCCGGAGGCGACGGACTGGGCACGGATCGCGGCGCTCTACGAGGAGCTCGCCCAGCTCACGCCGTCACCTGTCGTCGAGCTGAATCGCTCGGTCGCGCTCTCGATGGCGTTCGGCCCAGCGGCGGGTTTGGAGCTCGTCGACCAGCTCACCTCGGAGCCGTCGCTTCGCCACTATCACCTCTTGCCCAGTGTGCGAGGCGACCTCCTCGCGAAGCTCGGCCGCTTCGACGAGGCCCGCGCGGAGTTCGAGCGCGCGGCCTCACTCACGCGCAACGCACGCGAGCGCGACCTGTTGCTCGATCGCGCCGCGGCGTGTGCCCATGCCTCGTTCCGGCCTCCGGATTAG